In Leuconostoc kimchii IMSNU 11154, the DNA window GTGTTTTGAAAGCGCTCATTAAAGAAAATATGAGTTTGCGTGATATAACCACACCTGATTTATTGATATTAGTACAACAAAAGATGACTGAAATAATACAATCTCCTGAATATCAGTTATTGCAGGAGAATGGTAAGATGCGTGCAACGCGTGATTATTTACAACGTGTGAGTGCGACGCTTTTGATGAATTTACAACGCTCCGCACGTGTTAATTCAGCTAAACCGAGTCACGTCGAACAACTATTTGGTTTTCCGAGTCAAGCGTCCTTACCACCGTTAAAGTTTTCGCGTGGGAAGGTTAACGTTCAGGTTCGTGGTAAAATTGACCGTTTTGATATACAGGATCAAGCACATGTGTTTGGTACGATTATTGATTATAAATCTAGTGGGAAACAATTTGATTGGGGGCAAGCATTTGACGGTTTGCAGATGCAACTGCTAACTTATTGGCAAGCGGCACAAATGAATGCTCAACTACTGGGTGTCGAAGCAATTGGTGGGGCGTTTTTTGCACAAATTGCGCCTGAAAAACAGCTCATTGCAAATTTCAAGGGTGATATAGATGATTTGTTAGCTGGGAACGTCAAACCAGATATATTTAAATATCGCGGATTATTTGTGTCAGAAGAAGATTATATCGACAGCTTAGATCATTCGGACGACAGTAGGGCTTCACAATTTTATCAATTAAAAAGAAAAAATGATGGCGCGCTTTATGCAAATAGTGACTTTGTAGATCCGGAGGACTTCGAATTATTACTGAGTCGTAATCGTGATAATATCAACCGTGCAGGAGAGCACATTTTAGCGGGCTTATTTCCTTTAGAACCGACGATAGCGAGTTTGCGTTACACGTCCTTTGCCGATATTTTACGGTTTGATCGTTCCTTGGGAGATACCTATCGGCCAGAAGCGCCCAAAGGGAAAGCAAATATATTAAAAATTTTGAGGGAGCGTGACGATCATGGCGACACAATTTACGATTAACCAACAGCGTGCGGTTCAGGAGACAGGGCATAACATTTTAGTTGCCGCCTCTGCTGGTTCAGGGAAAACAACTGTATTGATTGAACGTTTAATTCAAAAAATATTGGCAGGAACTAGTGTTGAAAATTTTCTAATCGTTACTTTTACACATGCGGCTGCCAATGAAATGAGAGAGCGACTTGAAATAGCTATTGAAAAACGATTACAGACTGCTGATGAGCATTTAAAACGTTTCTTGCAAGAACAATTATTGCTATTACCAGCGGCCAATATTTCAACAATTGATGCTTACGCGCTACGTCTGATTGAAAATTACTATCATGTGATTGGCTTGGATCCACAGTTTCGCTTGCTATCAGATACCGCGGAACGCGATATGCTTCGTCAGGATGTGCTAAACAATGTATTCTCAGATTTTTATGAAGAAACACACGTGCAACATGCCAATTTTTTAGCCTTGGTGACTAATTTTGGTGATCCAACTCATGATGATCAATTACAAAACATTGTTTTAAAGTTAGCTGATTTTGCTGAAGCACGTCCAGATGGTTCAGCTTGGCTGCAAAGTTTACGTGAAGACGATTTGACGCATGCTAGTGATTTGACGCAGTCAGATATGTACCGTCATGAGATACGGCCTATTGTTGAAAGTACGATTAATCAGTTGATGGCCGCTGCCAAAGACATCCAAATATTGACTGATGGCATACCCGAGTTTAAGAAAACGCAAGCCGGATTTTTGGACATGACAACTTATCTAAGTGGCATTCAAAGTTGTTTAGTTGATGGCAAATGGGATGTTATCCGTGACCAAATCATGCAATCACCTAAGATCAGTATAGAAACAAAAGCAAGTAAAGGGGTGAAAGAAGAGCCAGAAATGTTGGCGATTTTATCCCAGGCAACCACGGTTAAAAATAAAATTATTGGTTCCAAATCAGACATTAAAAAATTGGCAGATACCTTTTTTCGATTCAATGAAAAAAATTGGCTATCAATACAATACGATTCTAATCAACTCACGCAAACACTTATTCTATTAACACAAACATTTCGGGAAGCATTTACCGAAGCAAAAAGAACAGCCAAATTAGTAGATTTTCCTGATTTAGGGGCATTGGCACTTCAAATTTTAGCAGACGAAGCGACACAAAAGACAGTGAGCGGGCAATTTTCAGAAATATTGGTTGACGAGTATCAAGATATTAATCAATTACAAGAAACGTTACTATCTCAAGTATCTAATGGTCAAAACATGTATATGGTTGGTGATGTTAAGCAGAGTATTTATGGCTTTAGGCAAGCAGAACCATCATTATTTACACAAAAGTATAAGCGTTTTGCACAAGGAAACAATGACGATACGCGCATCGAGTTAGCTGATAACTTCCGTTCCCAAAATAATGTCACGCAGGTCACTAATTTAATATTTACGCAGTTAATGGATGAAAAACTAGGTGATATTGCTTACTTAGGAGAAGCTAAATTAGTGCCAAAAGCGGCTTATCCAGTGGATGTTCCTGCGGTATTTGATGTTGATGTGATCACGACAACGTCTTCAGAAAGTCATCAGGATGAGACGGCACAAATGGCTGACGAGCCAACGTTCGAAAAAAGACAGGCACAGTACGCACGACTGGCTGATAAAATTTTAAAGTTACGTCAAACAACAATCTTTGATCGAAAAAATGATCCAGCAGGCATGCGGCCTGTTGAGTATGCGGATATTGCTATTTTAACAAGATCAAAGGCTGGGTACATTGATCTTGTTGCTGCCTTGCGACAAGCAGGTATTCCAGTACAAGTTGATTCTGTTGGTAATTACTTTCAAACGATGGAAATTTATTTAATGTTAGATGTATTACGCGTTGTTGATAACCCGCATCAAGACGTTCCGCTTGTTGCTGTACTGCGGTCTCCCATGTTTAATTTAACGGAAAATGATTTAGCAGCCATTCGCTTGACAGACCAAAAGCATGATTTTTGGACAGCGCTAAAAGAATTTTCAAAAAGTGATGCTCAGGGTAAAGTGATACTGGATTTATTTCAAAAATGGCATCTACTTGCAATTCAAAATGATCTAGTCACGCTTATTTGGACAATATTTGATGATACAGCTTGGTTAGACTATGTTGCGGGTATGCCCGGTGGGGCACAAAGGCAGGCTAATTTACATGCCTTGTATGATTATGCACGAACATACCAAACTAATAATAATGCTGGTCTATTTAGATTCGTTCGGTACATTGAACAGTTACAAGATAATGATGGTCAACTTGGAGAAGCACCACAAGAGGCTGATGTGCAGGCCGTACGTATCATGACAATTCACGCATCTAAAGGCTTGGAATTCCCGATTGTTTTCCTGCCTGAGTTTGATAAAGACTTTAATACGAAAGATTTAACTGGTAACGTTTTAATTCAAAAAGATGCGGGTATTGGCATGGACTACATGCAACCAGATGCCTTAGTTTCAATGTCTACTTTACAAAAGTTAACTGTGCAGCAAGCATTGAAACGGCAAAGTTGGTCAGAAGAGATGCGATTGCTGTATGTTGCTTTAACACGAGCAGAGCAGCAGTTGCATATCATTGGCTCTGTCAAAGTTGATGATGACGGCAAAAGTACGCGACTAACGGAACTATGGCAACTAGCAAAAAAAACTAGTGGTCAGTTCTTAGCAGAAGACCTACGCTTATCAGCTAAATCTTATTTAGATTGGTTGGTAATTAGCCTTGCCCGTACAAAAAATGAGATACTAGAAGGTTGGTTAGGCGATGGTGAGCTACCAAGATTGGTTGGACCAGAAACATTATTAGATGGACAAATAACGATTAATTTGATAGATGATACGACAATTGAACCAATATTGGATGATATCAGCATTGCTGAAACTGCTCAACCTGAGAATACAGCTTACAGTGTAGATGATTTTACGCAAGCAAAAAAGATTATAAATTATGAATATAGCAATCAAAGTGCGAGCCATACTGCAGCTTATCAGTCGGTAAGCGAGATGAAACGCTTGTTTGAAGACCCAGATCGTCCTGAGTTACAAACAGTTGATGTGCTCGAAAATGGTGATTTTAGACCAGCTAACGTATTAGTTAACCAGTCACTTGCATTACCTGAATTCATGACAGATGGGTCAAAAAAGCCTTCAAGCGCGGCTGTAGGTGTTGCAACACATCTGATGCTGCAAATGCTTGATTTTAAAGTTATTCAAACGCGTCAAACACTTGAAAAAT includes these proteins:
- the addA gene encoding helicase-exonuclease AddAB subunit AddA is translated as MATQFTINQQRAVQETGHNILVAASAGSGKTTVLIERLIQKILAGTSVENFLIVTFTHAAANEMRERLEIAIEKRLQTADEHLKRFLQEQLLLLPAANISTIDAYALRLIENYYHVIGLDPQFRLLSDTAERDMLRQDVLNNVFSDFYEETHVQHANFLALVTNFGDPTHDDQLQNIVLKLADFAEARPDGSAWLQSLREDDLTHASDLTQSDMYRHEIRPIVESTINQLMAAAKDIQILTDGIPEFKKTQAGFLDMTTYLSGIQSCLVDGKWDVIRDQIMQSPKISIETKASKGVKEEPEMLAILSQATTVKNKIIGSKSDIKKLADTFFRFNEKNWLSIQYDSNQLTQTLILLTQTFREAFTEAKRTAKLVDFPDLGALALQILADEATQKTVSGQFSEILVDEYQDINQLQETLLSQVSNGQNMYMVGDVKQSIYGFRQAEPSLFTQKYKRFAQGNNDDTRIELADNFRSQNNVTQVTNLIFTQLMDEKLGDIAYLGEAKLVPKAAYPVDVPAVFDVDVITTTSSESHQDETAQMADEPTFEKRQAQYARLADKILKLRQTTIFDRKNDPAGMRPVEYADIAILTRSKAGYIDLVAALRQAGIPVQVDSVGNYFQTMEIYLMLDVLRVVDNPHQDVPLVAVLRSPMFNLTENDLAAIRLTDQKHDFWTALKEFSKSDAQGKVILDLFQKWHLLAIQNDLVTLIWTIFDDTAWLDYVAGMPGGAQRQANLHALYDYARTYQTNNNAGLFRFVRYIEQLQDNDGQLGEAPQEADVQAVRIMTIHASKGLEFPIVFLPEFDKDFNTKDLTGNVLIQKDAGIGMDYMQPDALVSMSTLQKLTVQQALKRQSWSEEMRLLYVALTRAEQQLHIIGSVKVDDDGKSTRLTELWQLAKKTSGQFLAEDLRLSAKSYLDWLVISLARTKNEILEGWLGDGELPRLVGPETLLDGQITINLIDDTTIEPILDDISIAETAQPENTAYSVDDFTQAKKIINYEYSNQSASHTAAYQSVSEMKRLFEDPDRPELQTVDVLENGDFRPANVLVNQSLALPEFMTDGSKKPSSAAVGVATHLMLQMLDFKVIQTRQTLEKLRDDLVISHRILPQVAALVNIDNLMAFLETTFAQQIIKHVDTLRREATFAMIIPANQIYKNVIDDEPVLVHGIIDGYFIDETTKMITIFDYKTDFIRHDRIDEDLKKLAARYKGQLRLYQRALQQEYPEYICHTPQLISLSIGRVVDIALA